A stretch of the Malus sylvestris chromosome 10, drMalSylv7.2, whole genome shotgun sequence genome encodes the following:
- the LOC126587713 gene encoding putative germin-like protein 2-1 encodes MASQLLFFAFLAVTSSIALASDPSSLQDFCVADATSSVLVNGRVCKDPKLVEGNDFFFSGLHLAGNTSNAVGSRVTPVSVAQIGGLNTLGISVARIDFAPWGLNPPHTHPRATEILTVLEGSLKVGFVTSNPENRLISKVLQKGDVFVFPVGLVHFQQNVGHGNAVAIVALSGQNPGVIAIANAVFGSNPDIPADILAKAFQVDTNAIYGLQSKF; translated from the exons ATGGCCTCTCAGCTTCTATTTTTCGCATTCCTTGCCGTAACTTCTTCCATTGCTTTGGCATCTGACCCGAGTTCTCTTCAGGACTTCTGCGTGGCTGATGCAACGAGCTCAG TACTGGTGAATGGTCGTGTTTGCAAGGACCCTAAGCTTGTTGAAGGCAACGATTTCTTCTTCAGTGGGCTTCACCTAGCAGGCAACACATCAAATGCAGTTGGTTCACGTGTGACTCCTGTTAGTGTAGCCCAAATTGGAGGACTTAATACCCTTGGCATCTCCGTTGCGCGTATTGATTTTGCCCCATGGGGTCTTAACCCTCCACATACACACCCTAGAGCTACTGAAATTTTGACAGTCCTGGAAGGGAGCCTCAAAGTTGGTTTTGTCACCTCCAACCCTGAAAACCGCCTCATCAGCAAGGTGCTTCAGAAAGGTGATGTGTTTGTTTTCCCAGTAGGCCTTGTGCATTTCCAACAAAATGTTGGACACGGAAATGCAGTTGCCATTGTAGCTCTCAGCGGCCAAAATCCAGGTGTGATTGCCATTGCAAATGCTGTATTTGGATCAAACCCTGATATCCCTGCTGATATTCTTGCAAAGGCTTTCCAAGTGGATACGAACGCAATCTACggtcttcagtcaaagttttaG